A single window of Moorena sp. SIOASIH DNA harbors:
- a CDS encoding tryptophan 7-halogenase — protein sequence MTNHLPSEIDIAIIGGGPAGAATALALQKQGARPIAIFEKSQQDDFRVGETISPNTQSILKELGVLDSFLKDGHLPSLGSSSAWGSAELGFNDFFLYPGRQGWHLKRSRFDASLAESAAEVGAILMRQTKVIRWQQLRDGKWLLSLRSKDRGEFQVKASFVVDASGRRSLFAIRQGAKPVRIDQLIGVACVFTFETDAPQNYYTLVEATELGWWYAARLPNQRVIVSLMSDRKLLQQYGLLQLPNWTAYLQKTQYVQELSANASSQSRLLIQPAYSQYLDQITGDGWLAVGDAACTLDPLSSAGIHKALESGIKAADAIANYFKGNSQALSTYESQALHQFELYLEDRRKYYAMETRWSNSPFWQSRRGSITLAPSQPLLFQESPQIAKTLRGLTMYLPAKDLRLLCNFCTSGNIASDVVSKFLSETHHQVSAYRVIEALQYLLQQEVISA from the coding sequence GTGACTAATCACCTCCCTTCGGAGATTGATATTGCTATTATCGGTGGTGGTCCTGCAGGGGCTGCCACTGCCCTTGCTCTCCAGAAACAGGGAGCAAGACCGATTGCCATCTTTGAAAAATCTCAGCAGGATGATTTTCGAGTTGGTGAAACTATCTCCCCCAACACCCAATCGATTTTAAAGGAATTGGGGGTGCTGGACTCCTTTTTAAAAGATGGTCATCTGCCATCTTTAGGTAGTAGTTCGGCTTGGGGCAGTGCTGAACTTGGATTTAATGATTTCTTCCTCTATCCTGGTAGACAGGGTTGGCATTTAAAGCGATCGCGTTTTGATGCTTCTCTGGCGGAGTCGGCAGCAGAGGTTGGTGCGATCCTCATGCGCCAGACTAAGGTGATCAGATGGCAGCAATTAAGGGATGGCAAATGGCTTCTGAGCTTACGTAGTAAAGACCGTGGAGAATTTCAGGTCAAGGCGTCTTTTGTGGTTGATGCCAGCGGACGCCGTAGCCTATTTGCCATTAGGCAAGGAGCAAAGCCAGTCCGGATCGATCAGCTGATTGGTGTTGCCTGTGTCTTCACCTTTGAAACAGATGCTCCCCAAAATTACTACACTTTAGTAGAGGCAACGGAATTGGGTTGGTGGTATGCTGCTCGTTTACCTAATCAGCGGGTGATTGTTAGCTTAATGAGCGATCGCAAACTGCTGCAGCAATATGGACTCCTGCAATTGCCCAATTGGACAGCATATCTCCAGAAAACTCAGTACGTGCAGGAATTAAGTGCTAACGCTTCTTCTCAATCCAGGCTTTTGATTCAGCCAGCCTATTCTCAGTATTTAGATCAGATCACTGGTGATGGCTGGCTAGCTGTTGGGGATGCAGCTTGTACCCTAGATCCCCTATCGTCGGCTGGTATTCACAAGGCGTTGGAGTCGGGAATTAAAGCAGCTGATGCGATCGCAAATTATTTTAAAGGTAATTCTCAAGCTTTGAGCACCTACGAATCTCAAGCCCTTCACCAGTTTGAACTGTATTTAGAAGACCGGCGCAAATACTATGCTATGGAAACTCGTTGGTCTAATTCCCCTTTCTGGCAGAGCAGAAGAGGTAGCATTACTCTTGCGCCCTCACAACCCCTTCTTTTTCAAGAATCACCTCAAATTGCCAAAACCTTAAGGGGATTGACCATGTACCTACCTGCTAAGGATTTACGCTTGCTCTGTAATTTCTGTACCTCTGGCAACATCGCCAGTGATGTAGTTTCCAAATTCCTCAGCGAAACACATCACCAAGTTTCTGCCTACCGAGTTATTGAAGCACTTCAATATCTATTACAACAAGAGGTAATATCAGCGTAA
- a CDS encoding LodA/GoxA family CTQ-dependent oxidase translates to MLKLLLIVLVLVVLLSLVWLVLPKKWRIILGGGKMVVKYKIHPAIGIARVGNSEEYYLEPETRGGLPIKPDGSEFQKTDFRDSQSRLRRQAVRFRLYKYTYSEDESTLIEVTEVTQSNMDSLGISSIDWTVHLANKKASWYEFQTIKGENGYASNHPLRNSNYSEHSGDRTYLFIDFGYRTLSLEPSTSLPSAPQEFNEATKPAGYPSRYPPEPLYDGSSTTVTISSLGKVLIDSDGKLIVVGGYGKAGSSNAKPEITDYANNDYWWDDTSDGPVSATITFADSTQKEASPAWVLVGPPAYAPEIVNMVTLYDTIFDVAVREMEYRPDIYEDSFWKKGSTGYKPNFQADIKPILDHASMMPWVVAIPPKPHTFDSDLLGNTSQDYNGLRAYFFDQIRAPDQKNTLKSPKTGYPMMPYLAGDDATGSSQKSKKYLTLTDTQYFMLQQWVEGYFENITPPTPQVADPGQELTCASLENCVGGAFSPGIEMTWISRNPKIYSEPFRINKKTINYSENKPLSLGMNLDEGVEPGDITKFMALPWQADFNECSIQPLDRIVWWWPAQRPYFVYSDPTPTSTFQTQGPDESIKDRQMPWIGTDYDQNASDYVMFPDGVDMVQKWHELGFVLEVSHYDQNWPSTLPKPYYAEVDRTLPRD, encoded by the coding sequence ATGCTGAAACTATTGCTGATAGTGCTAGTGCTGGTAGTGCTGCTATCCCTAGTATGGCTAGTATTGCCCAAAAAATGGAGGATAATCCTAGGAGGAGGAAAAATGGTAGTTAAGTATAAAATTCATCCTGCAATCGGTATTGCTCGTGTTGGTAACAGCGAAGAGTATTATCTAGAACCAGAAACAAGAGGAGGACTTCCCATCAAGCCAGATGGAAGTGAGTTTCAAAAAACTGACTTCCGAGATAGTCAGAGCAGACTGCGTCGCCAAGCAGTCCGTTTTCGCCTTTATAAATACACCTACTCAGAAGATGAGAGTACATTGATAGAGGTAACAGAAGTTACTCAGTCAAATATGGATTCTCTGGGTATAAGTAGTATTGATTGGACTGTTCATTTAGCTAATAAAAAAGCTAGTTGGTACGAGTTCCAGACTATAAAAGGTGAAAATGGATACGCTTCCAATCATCCTTTACGTAACAGTAATTATTCAGAACATTCAGGAGACCGGACATATCTCTTCATCGATTTCGGTTACAGAACCTTATCGTTAGAACCATCAACTTCTCTGCCATCAGCTCCCCAGGAATTCAACGAGGCAACTAAACCTGCTGGTTATCCTAGTCGCTATCCTCCGGAGCCACTATATGATGGTTCTAGCACAACCGTGACCATTAGTTCCTTAGGAAAGGTACTAATTGACTCTGATGGTAAACTGATCGTAGTAGGAGGATACGGTAAAGCTGGTTCGAGCAACGCAAAACCAGAGATTACGGATTATGCTAACAATGACTATTGGTGGGATGATACCTCCGACGGACCAGTTTCTGCAACAATAACCTTTGCCGACAGCACTCAAAAAGAAGCATCTCCTGCTTGGGTATTGGTGGGACCACCTGCTTATGCCCCGGAGATTGTCAATATGGTCACCCTGTACGATACCATCTTTGATGTGGCGGTGCGGGAGATGGAATACCGCCCAGATATTTACGAGGATAGTTTTTGGAAAAAGGGTTCTACGGGTTACAAACCGAACTTCCAGGCGGACATCAAACCCATTCTCGACCATGCTTCTATGATGCCCTGGGTAGTTGCCATACCGCCCAAACCCCATACCTTTGACTCTGATTTACTAGGAAATACCAGTCAAGACTACAACGGTCTACGGGCATACTTTTTTGACCAAATCCGGGCACCAGACCAGAAAAATACGCTGAAATCTCCGAAAACTGGCTATCCGATGATGCCCTATTTGGCAGGAGACGATGCCACTGGTTCCAGCCAGAAGTCAAAGAAGTATCTGACCTTGACAGACACCCAATATTTCATGCTTCAGCAGTGGGTAGAGGGATACTTTGAAAACATTACACCACCAACCCCTCAGGTAGCAGATCCTGGTCAAGAGCTTACCTGTGCTAGCTTGGAAAACTGCGTGGGAGGGGCTTTTTCTCCTGGAATCGAAATGACCTGGATTTCACGGAATCCCAAGATTTACTCTGAGCCTTTCCGGATTAACAAGAAAACAATCAACTACAGTGAAAATAAGCCCCTTAGCTTGGGTATGAACTTGGACGAAGGTGTTGAGCCAGGGGATATTACCAAGTTTATGGCTTTGCCTTGGCAGGCAGATTTCAATGAGTGTTCTATTCAACCTCTTGACCGTATTGTTTGGTGGTGGCCTGCACAGCGCCCATACTTTGTCTATTCCGATCCTACTCCCACATCTACTTTCCAAACGCAAGGACCAGACGAGAGTATCAAGGATCGACAGATGCCTTGGATAGGCACTGACTACGACCAAAATGCTAGCGATTACGTTATGTTTCCCGATGGCGTAGACATGGTTCAGAAGTGGCATGAACTGGGATTTGTGTTGGAAGTTTCACACTATGACCAGAATTGGCCTAGTACTTTGCCTAAACCCTATTACGCTGAAGTAGACCGAACCTTACCTCGTGACTAA
- a CDS encoding nucleoside deaminase, whose protein sequence is MVNQFMLAAFKEAQMGFQEGGIPIGSVVVKGGKIVGRGHNRRVQKGSAILHGEMDALEHVGSQPASFYQDVVLYTTLSPCSMCTGAILLYKIPHVVIGENKTFLGEEELLRSRGVIVEVLNDDSCYQLMQDFILNNSKLWNEDIGVV, encoded by the coding sequence ATGGTAAATCAGTTTATGCTAGCAGCATTTAAAGAAGCTCAGATGGGTTTCCAAGAGGGAGGAATACCTATCGGTTCAGTTGTGGTTAAGGGCGGTAAAATTGTAGGGCGTGGACACAACAGGAGAGTCCAAAAAGGTAGTGCAATCCTTCATGGCGAGATGGATGCTCTTGAGCATGTTGGCTCTCAACCTGCTTCTTTTTATCAAGATGTAGTTTTGTACACTACATTATCCCCATGTAGTATGTGTACTGGTGCTATTTTGTTGTACAAGATCCCTCATGTTGTGATTGGGGAAAACAAAACTTTTTTAGGTGAGGAAGAATTACTCCGTTCTAGAGGTGTGATTGTTGAGGTTTTAAACGACGATAGTTGCTATCAATTAATGCAAGACTTTATTCTGAATAACTCTAAACTTTGGAATGAGGATATTGGTGTTGTGTAA
- a CDS encoding PDDEXK nuclease domain-containing protein has product MSDLDSGKYRQLLVEVKERIRQAQYQSLKAVNKELITLYWDIGRLIVTRQQGETWGKSVVEQLAKDLQAKFPGISGFSVRNIWNMRNLYLTYSQNEKLQPMVAEIAWSHNLVIMQKCKNDLHREFYIRMTRKFGWTKNVLIHQIENQTYEKTLLNQTNFEQTVSEDIRKQAKLAVKDEYIFDFLELADQYSERQLEQAILAKVEPFLREMGGMFAFIGSQYRLEISNKEYFIDLLLFHRHLKCLVAIDLKIGEFLPEYIGKMQFYLAALDDKVRLEEENSAIGIILCKSKDKTIVEYALKESNKPIGVATYRIVSTLPQQLQNQLPAPEQVALLLEGVE; this is encoded by the coding sequence ATGAGTGACTTGGATTCAGGGAAGTATCGGCAACTACTAGTAGAAGTCAAGGAGCGCATTCGCCAGGCCCAGTACCAATCCCTCAAAGCAGTCAACAAGGAATTAATTACTCTTTATTGGGATATTGGACGGTTAATTGTGACCCGTCAACAGGGAGAAACCTGGGGTAAGTCAGTCGTAGAACAACTAGCAAAAGACTTACAAGCGAAGTTTCCAGGTATCAGTGGCTTTTCGGTTCGTAATATCTGGAATATGCGCAATTTATATCTCACCTACTCTCAAAATGAAAAACTGCAACCAATGGTTGCAGAAATTGCTTGGAGTCATAATTTGGTGATTATGCAAAAGTGTAAAAATGACTTACATCGAGAGTTTTATATCCGGATGACGCGGAAATTTGGCTGGACAAAAAATGTTTTGATTCACCAAATAGAGAATCAAACCTACGAGAAAACGTTGCTGAATCAAACGAATTTTGAACAGACAGTTTCCGAGGATATTCGTAAGCAAGCTAAGTTAGCCGTTAAAGATGAGTACATCTTTGATTTTTTGGAGCTAGCCGATCAGTACAGTGAGCGTCAGTTAGAGCAAGCAATTCTAGCCAAGGTCGAACCATTTTTACGGGAAATGGGAGGAATGTTTGCTTTCATTGGCAGTCAGTATCGCTTAGAAATTAGCAACAAAGAGTATTTTATTGATTTGCTGTTATTTCATCGCCATCTAAAATGTTTGGTAGCCATCGATTTAAAAATAGGGGAGTTTTTGCCAGAATATATAGGCAAGATGCAGTTTTATTTGGCAGCGTTAGATGACAAAGTGAGGCTAGAAGAGGAGAATTCTGCCATAGGAATTATTCTGTGCAAGTCTAAGGATAAGACCATTGTGGAATATGCCTTGAAAGAGTCAAACAAACCCATTGGTGTTGCTACTTATCGAATAGTTTCAACGTTACCACAACAATTGCAGAATCAACTTCCTGCACCTGAACAAGTAGCTCTGTTATTGGAGGGGGTGGAGTGA
- a CDS encoding NAD(P)/FAD-dependent oxidoreductase, with protein MEHYPVVITGAGPAGLTAAYDLVKQGIKPIVLEKSNKVGGIARTEVYKGYRFDIGGHRFYTKVEAAHQRWQEVLGEDFIKVPRMSRIYYQGKFYDYPLSIFNTLSNLGIITSVVILLSYLKAKIKAKLRPWREPETFEEWVSDRFGRRLYRLFFKTYTEKVWGIPCDKIQAEWAAQRIQKLSLKRAIINSLFGSQNSKSLIKEFDYPLLGPGMMWEKFQQAVENQGGQVRLNTVVTSIQRDGNHIKSITAWQDEKTISISGDHFISSMPVTALVKKLDPPPPPPVIEAAKSLSYRAFIIVALIIDAKDLFPDQWIYIHSPEVKVGRIQNFKNWSAKMVSDPSKTCLGLEYFCNEGDEIWNLSETKLLDLATRELASLGLADAKAVEDGTVLRQPKAYPVYDRDYRQHLQVIQDFLADFENLQTIGRNGMHRYNNQDHSMLTGMLAVKNLLGENHDLWQVNTERSYYEEFTTEELKQKQDSVEDSVFQPV; from the coding sequence ATGGAACATTATCCCGTAGTGATTACAGGCGCAGGACCGGCTGGTCTTACTGCGGCCTATGACCTGGTTAAACAAGGCATTAAACCTATCGTTCTAGAAAAATCCAATAAAGTCGGTGGTATTGCTCGCACCGAAGTCTACAAAGGCTATCGCTTCGATATTGGTGGTCATCGCTTCTATACCAAAGTAGAAGCAGCACATCAACGTTGGCAAGAGGTTTTAGGGGAAGACTTTATCAAAGTTCCCCGCATGTCACGCATTTATTACCAGGGTAAATTCTACGACTATCCCCTCTCAATTTTTAACACCCTATCGAATCTAGGCATCATTACCAGTGTAGTTATTTTGCTCAGCTACTTGAAGGCAAAAATCAAGGCAAAATTGCGACCTTGGCGTGAACCTGAAACATTTGAAGAATGGGTAAGCGATCGCTTTGGTCGTCGCCTATACAGACTATTTTTTAAAACGTATACCGAGAAAGTCTGGGGCATACCCTGCGATAAAATTCAAGCAGAATGGGCAGCACAGCGTATTCAAAAATTATCTCTAAAAAGAGCAATCATCAATTCTTTGTTCGGAAGTCAAAATAGCAAAAGCTTGATTAAGGAATTTGATTACCCCCTACTTGGACCAGGGATGATGTGGGAAAAATTTCAGCAAGCAGTAGAGAATCAAGGTGGTCAGGTAAGACTGAATACTGTAGTGACTAGTATTCAACGAGATGGTAATCATATCAAAAGCATTACTGCTTGGCAGGATGAAAAAACTATCAGTATCTCTGGAGACCATTTCATCTCCAGTATGCCAGTGACAGCACTGGTTAAAAAACTCGACCCACCTCCCCCACCACCGGTAATCGAAGCAGCTAAATCCCTATCTTATCGAGCTTTTATTATTGTAGCACTGATTATTGATGCTAAAGACCTATTTCCTGATCAGTGGATTTATATTCATAGTCCAGAGGTGAAAGTGGGTCGCATCCAAAACTTTAAGAATTGGAGTGCAAAAATGGTATCGGATCCTAGCAAGACCTGTCTGGGTTTAGAATACTTCTGTAATGAGGGAGATGAAATCTGGAATCTATCTGAGACCAAATTGCTGGATTTAGCCACCCGTGAATTGGCGAGTTTAGGTCTGGCTGATGCTAAAGCTGTAGAGGATGGTACTGTGTTGCGCCAACCTAAAGCTTACCCAGTTTACGACCGTGATTATCGTCAGCATTTACAAGTGATTCAAGATTTTTTAGCAGACTTTGAAAACCTACAAACTATTGGACGTAATGGGATGCATCGCTACAACAATCAAGACCATTCGATGTTAACAGGAATGCTAGCAGTTAAGAACTTACTGGGGGAAAACCATGATCTGTGGCAGGTAAATACTGAGCGGTCTTACTATGAAGAATTTACCACAGAAGAGTTAAAGCAAAAACAGGATTCAGTAGAGGACTCAGTTTTTCAGCCTGTATAG
- a CDS encoding tetratricopeptide repeat protein produces the protein MPYHTLVLSQYRAALQSLATDSPLTDQQALEILCARDALNNALTQEPFIPAELLECIHELDAQLQQQGQRIDQALELSTYRHSLPAKPKGWWWYLDQQRPPHPLDRYDWVFKGLTFGSWSVSLALLVNIASRFLSGGLDVVGTSAIIVPTLITLLKAKSDLTEEDQKDNDFSEALKKGFEELLISWKVPKFLHAETKFLSTIALLLGLLGFWYSLPRISGIYDRRGFDHYKAGELSSAEANYQRAIALDPDNANAHYKLAVVYEDWLQLKKSKQEYQLAVSGKIPRAYNNLARLYILEKDYPKAANLLVEGLKLTTKQSVYPQDKYNLYKNLGWVRFKQNRDYEAKIALDKAINIAKDPDVAKYLPNRASASCILAQVLERQEKPEAPNKSLKQWEHCRNLIIGNPRISKPNKLLDLTNDLGIGNPWIPEEDTWLHLANQRIQKAQQQKQRP, from the coding sequence ATGCCCTATCATACATTGGTGCTAAGTCAATATCGAGCTGCCCTCCAGTCCCTAGCCACAGATTCTCCCTTGACTGATCAACAAGCTCTAGAGATTCTGTGTGCCAGAGATGCACTCAACAATGCCCTCACTCAGGAACCCTTCATACCTGCAGAGCTTCTAGAGTGCATCCATGAGCTAGATGCCCAACTCCAACAACAGGGACAACGGATTGACCAAGCTCTCGAACTTTCTACCTATCGCCACAGCCTACCCGCAAAGCCTAAGGGCTGGTGGTGGTATCTGGATCAACAGCGTCCTCCTCATCCCCTAGATCGTTACGACTGGGTGTTTAAGGGTCTGACCTTTGGAAGTTGGAGTGTGAGTCTGGCTCTGCTAGTCAACATTGCCAGTCGTTTCTTAAGTGGTGGTCTCGATGTGGTTGGCACTTCCGCGATCATTGTACCAACTCTGATCACTCTGCTGAAAGCCAAAAGTGACCTTACCGAAGAAGACCAAAAAGATAACGATTTCTCAGAAGCATTGAAAAAAGGTTTTGAGGAATTGCTGATTAGTTGGAAAGTGCCCAAGTTTCTTCATGCTGAAACTAAGTTTCTCTCCACTATCGCTCTACTGTTGGGATTGCTAGGGTTTTGGTATAGCCTACCCAGGATTTCAGGTATTTACGATCGACGTGGCTTCGACCACTATAAAGCAGGTGAGCTTAGTAGTGCTGAAGCCAACTACCAAAGAGCGATTGCCCTTGATCCTGATAATGCTAACGCCCATTACAAACTGGCCGTAGTCTATGAAGACTGGTTACAGCTCAAGAAATCAAAGCAAGAGTACCAACTGGCGGTAAGTGGCAAAATTCCTAGGGCATACAACAACTTGGCCAGACTCTACATTCTAGAAAAGGACTATCCTAAAGCGGCAAACCTTTTAGTTGAAGGTCTAAAACTTACCACCAAGCAATCAGTTTATCCACAGGATAAATACAATTTATATAAAAATCTAGGGTGGGTAAGATTCAAACAAAACCGGGATTATGAAGCTAAAATTGCCCTGGACAAAGCTATCAACATTGCCAAGGATCCAGATGTGGCCAAATATCTGCCCAATCGTGCCTCTGCCTCTTGTATTTTAGCTCAGGTACTTGAACGCCAGGAAAAACCTGAAGCTCCCAATAAATCTCTCAAGCAATGGGAACATTGTCGCAATTTAATCATCGGAAATCCCAGGATTTCAAAACCAAACAAATTGCTGGATCTAACTAATGATTTAGGAATAGGAAATCCTTGGATTCCAGAAGAAGACACCTGGTTACATCTAGCTAATCAACGTATTCAGAAAGCTCAACAACAGAAACAAAGGCCATGA
- a CDS encoding tetratricopeptide repeat protein, with the protein MIWKRLFSISLLSTVLIAIAAPATIPAEGLYYIAAVTGDVQVKRRLWFGYRRAYKGDRLKLTDQIWVKNPQSSATVSCNNLSNWQVPVGTAFKVSEGCSNSGILFQPGDDLPPGRGIGNENLPDLISPRNTALRPNQPLTLRWHGVKEATHYDVTIKYLATPVWEKRVSEPIVDYPDSSQLRRDRDYFIVVTASTGVSSPENPNQEPAPTITLLTDEQEQELKKNLAQIETQNLDADAKAQGKAHLYHSTCQDLNYPNTCLNQNAIEVLETRIKAGTDNAAIYQLQADMYKRIELKRKAQQRYRTALALAKKANNLPLQAEIQEQLGEIAHNLEEFAEAVERLEAAEGIYQKLLNLEDPEAQGKLEELRNDIEDSRQRI; encoded by the coding sequence ATGATTTGGAAACGTCTATTCTCCATCTCCCTACTTTCCACGGTTCTAATCGCGATCGCAGCTCCAGCAACTATTCCGGCTGAAGGTCTCTACTACATCGCAGCTGTCACAGGAGATGTTCAAGTGAAACGTCGCCTGTGGTTTGGTTATCGTCGGGCTTACAAAGGAGATCGCCTCAAGCTCACAGACCAGATCTGGGTCAAAAACCCTCAGTCCTCTGCTACAGTTTCCTGCAATAATCTCAGTAATTGGCAAGTTCCTGTAGGAACAGCTTTTAAGGTGTCTGAAGGTTGCTCAAATTCAGGAATATTGTTCCAACCGGGAGATGATCTTCCACCTGGACGTGGCATAGGAAACGAAAACCTTCCCGACCTGATCAGTCCTAGGAATACAGCACTACGTCCTAATCAACCCCTGACCCTGCGCTGGCATGGGGTGAAAGAAGCCACCCACTATGATGTTACTATTAAGTATCTGGCAACACCAGTGTGGGAAAAACGGGTATCTGAACCCATAGTTGATTATCCTGATAGCTCCCAACTCCGACGGGATCGGGATTATTTTATTGTGGTAACTGCTAGTACCGGTGTGTCTTCACCTGAAAATCCCAATCAAGAGCCAGCTCCCACCATTACCCTGCTGACGGATGAGCAGGAACAGGAGCTAAAGAAAAACCTAGCTCAGATTGAGACACAAAATCTGGATGCAGATGCCAAAGCTCAGGGCAAAGCTCATCTTTATCACAGCACTTGCCAAGATCTAAATTATCCCAACACTTGTCTCAATCAGAATGCCATTGAGGTTTTAGAAACAAGAATCAAAGCTGGTACAGACAATGCTGCCATTTATCAGCTCCAAGCTGACATGTATAAGCGCATTGAACTAAAGCGGAAGGCTCAGCAGCGTTACCGCACAGCCCTGGCACTGGCCAAAAAGGCTAATAATTTGCCATTGCAGGCAGAAATTCAAGAACAGCTTGGTGAGATTGCCCACAACCTAGAAGAGTTTGCTGAAGCGGTTGAGCGGCTAGAGGCTGCTGAGGGAATTTATCAAAAGCTTTTAAATTTGGAAGATCCAGAGGCACAAGGGAAGTTAGAGGAGCTAAGGAATGATATTGAGGATTCTCGACAGAGGATTTGA
- a CDS encoding ferritin-like protein — MTVSVQKPLRLTYEAIITKEKLRGSLQAALYLEFATIPPYLTAVYSMKDKSAEAYQIIRSVALEEMLHINLVCNLLLAIGYTPLFVKPASDPFNGLVNAPVPYISEITYPTYILPNFYEGPYVQILAASPELIKQTFMAIEEPMQSNQPLPAQGEKFTSIGQIYQAIKEGFEYLDANIGSAALFSGTPEHQKTNYYFGSGGGKAIAVTNLETAEQAIEQIVQQGEGATPPTTEYRPKQPYGTYNRYGHRNDGTYGPILGTPFELSHYFKFRDIADGKIPLPSAYPMLPNPSIAKFTGTPAEELASHFQDDYSLMIRALEQAFADNTDTQAYFTTVVELMQGVFPTVITQLMKTPISADTNSTLGPTAGPCFEYTSITLQEITAKVSNLKKKCLQSLLPKDKSSQDEVSRAMADTWHKLDEALQKISKKIEGTPLEKHL, encoded by the coding sequence ATGACAGTTTCTGTACAAAAACCTCTACGACTGACCTATGAAGCAATTATTACGAAGGAAAAGCTGAGGGGTTCTCTTCAGGCAGCATTGTATCTAGAGTTTGCGACCATTCCTCCCTATTTGACAGCTGTTTATTCCATGAAAGATAAATCAGCTGAAGCCTATCAAATCATCAGAAGTGTGGCGTTGGAGGAAATGTTGCATATTAATTTAGTATGCAATTTGCTACTGGCTATCGGTTATACTCCTCTATTCGTCAAACCAGCTAGTGATCCGTTTAATGGTCTGGTTAATGCTCCGGTTCCTTACATTTCGGAAATTACCTATCCTACCTATATATTGCCGAATTTCTACGAGGGTCCGTATGTGCAAATTCTGGCAGCATCTCCAGAATTAATCAAACAGACATTCATGGCGATTGAGGAACCGATGCAGTCTAATCAGCCCCTGCCAGCACAAGGGGAGAAATTTACCAGCATTGGGCAAATCTATCAAGCCATTAAAGAAGGGTTTGAGTATCTCGACGCCAATATAGGTAGTGCAGCTCTGTTTTCCGGAACTCCTGAGCATCAGAAAACTAACTACTACTTTGGCAGCGGTGGTGGAAAAGCGATCGCAGTAACCAATCTCGAAACTGCTGAGCAAGCAATTGAGCAAATCGTACAACAGGGAGAAGGAGCAACTCCTCCTACCACAGAGTATCGGCCTAAGCAACCCTATGGAACCTATAACCGATATGGTCATCGTAACGATGGTACCTACGGTCCAATTCTAGGGACTCCATTCGAGTTATCTCATTACTTTAAATTCAGGGATATCGCAGATGGGAAAATTCCCCTGCCATCAGCTTATCCGATGTTGCCCAATCCCTCAATAGCGAAGTTTACAGGGACACCTGCTGAAGAGCTTGCTAGTCACTTCCAAGATGACTACAGTCTGATGATCCGAGCGTTGGAACAAGCGTTTGCCGACAATACAGACACTCAAGCCTATTTCACAACTGTTGTTGAGCTGATGCAGGGTGTATTTCCCACCGTGATCACTCAGTTAATGAAAACTCCAATTTCGGCAGATACCAACTCAACTCTTGGTCCTACTGCTGGTCCTTGTTTTGAATATACATCAATAACTCTTCAGGAAATTACTGCTAAGGTCAGTAACTTGAAAAAGAAATGTCTTCAATCCCTCTTACCTAAGGATAAGTCTTCTCAGGATGAAGTCTCACGGGCCATGGCAGATACTTGGCATAAACTTGATGAAGCTCTTCAAAAAATCAGCAAAAAAATCGAGGGAACTCCCCTAGAGAAGCACTTGTAG